GCGGCGGCGGCGTGGCGGGTCACCGCCAGCAGGCACTCCTCCACCGTCAGCCGGAACAGCGTCGCCCCCATGTTCATGGTCAGCAGCAGCGAGGTCAGCGGCGAGGTGCCGGGGTTGCAGTCGGTGGACAGCGCGATGGGCACGCCGTGCCGGCGCAGCAGCCCGACCGGCGGCAGCCTCGTCTCGCGCAGCATGTAGAAGGCGCCGGGCAGCAGCACCGCCACCGTGCCGGCCGCGGCCATGGCGGCGGCGCCCTCCTCGTCGAGATGTTCGAGATGGTCGGCCGACAAGGCGCCGCAGCGGGCGGCCAGCGCCGCCCCGCCGAGGTTGGAGAGCTGCTCGGCATGCAGCTTGACCGGCAGGCCGAGGCGGCGGGCGGTGTCGAACAGCCGGGCGATCTGGGCGGTCGAGAAGGCGATGCCCTCGCAGAAGCCGTCCACCGCATCGACCAGCCCCTCGGCGGCCAGCGCCGGCAGGACGATGTCGCACAGCTCGTGGATGTAGGCGTCCTTGTCGGTCTGCCCCGGCGGCAGGGCGTGGGCGCCGAGGAAGCTGGTCACCACCCGCACCGGCCGCAGCTCGCCCAGCCGGCGGGCGGCGCGCAGCATGGTCCGCTCATGCTCCAGGTCCAGCCCGTAGCCGGACTTGATCTCGACCGTCGTGACCCCCTCGGCCAGCAGATGGTCCAGGCGGGGCAGGGCGCTCGCCACCAGCCCGTCCTCCCCGGCGGCGCGGGTCGCCGTGACGGTGGAGACGATGCCGCCGCCGGCCCGCGCGATCTCCTCGTAGGAGGCGCCGCGCAGCCGCATCTCGAACTCGGTGGCGCGGTTGCCGCCATGGACGAGGTGGGTGTGGCAGTCGATCAGGCCGGGGGTGACGAGCCGCCCGCCGCAGTCATGGACCGTGGCACCGGCCGCCGCGTCCGGCAGCCCGGCGTGCGGGCCGGCATAGAGGATCGTGCCGTTCTCGGCCAGCACCGCGCCGTCCTCGACGACGCCGATGCCGGCGGCCATCGGCACCAGCCGGGCATTGGTGAAGAGGGCGAGGGAGGTGGGCGTGGGAGACATGGGATCGGGGCTCCACCGCTGGGTCTCT
Above is a genomic segment from Azospirillum thermophilum containing:
- the hutI gene encoding imidazolonepropionase, whose protein sequence is MSPTPTSLALFTNARLVPMAAGIGVVEDGAVLAENGTILYAGPHAGLPDAAAGATVHDCGGRLVTPGLIDCHTHLVHGGNRATEFEMRLRGASYEEIARAGGGIVSTVTATRAAGEDGLVASALPRLDHLLAEGVTTVEIKSGYGLDLEHERTMLRAARRLGELRPVRVVTSFLGAHALPPGQTDKDAYIHELCDIVLPALAAEGLVDAVDGFCEGIAFSTAQIARLFDTARRLGLPVKLHAEQLSNLGGAALAARCGALSADHLEHLDEEGAAAMAAAGTVAVLLPGAFYMLRETRLPPVGLLRRHGVPIALSTDCNPGTSPLTSLLLTMNMGATLFRLTVEECLLAVTRHAAAALGLAGTAGTLEAGKRCDLAIWDAETPAELVYRIGFNPLHARVWKGIPQ